The nucleotide sequence TAGTCCAAAGTTGCCCACCATCCTTTGCTGGTGAGATCGCTACCCTGTTGTCCACAAATCAGTGAGTGAGGATATACTTGAAAATCCTTGTCTTTTATGACCATGAAACTCACTGAAGAGGAGCAGATCAATAGTGCCAAGGTCTCCTTTTATTGTGGAGATATCCCCATTGCTCTATCTACTAGAGAAAGGCTCTGTGGTGGCAGGGGGGCCCTGATATCTTCAGGGATGGAGTGCTACAGTCAGAACACAAGGATTTCACCGCTCCTCTTTTTCCTTCTTATTCCTGAACCCATGAGGCTCAGAAAATGTCTCCTTCTTATTGTTACCTTCCATCATGAGATGTCTCTTTTTGGTTACCAGTTAAAAACAAAAGTCCTGTTACTGTCAATGGTGGGATGGGGGTTGGATGTTAGCATTTTGTACTGGTTGTGATCATGTaaaggaggggtgggggggtgactTTAGCCTGAATTTCCTGCCACAAGAAAACTCCCCCTTTCACTGTGGAACAGACTGGCTAAAAATGCTACCTTAGGACTCTTCCAGCGAACATAAAACTGCTGGTAATCCTATTGGGTTACATTGTGGCTTCTCCGGTCGGATAGCAGAGATCTGACAGAGCATTTGCTTTGGAAGGGAGACGGGCAGTGTGGGTGGTCTGAGGGTCAAGATTAGGGTTACATGGCTGGTTGGCTGGGAGAGAGGTTCGTGGAGTGGAGGAGCGGATGGTTGAAGGCTAGTGTTGTCAACAGCTTCAAAAGCGTCCCTCATTCTGTTGGGGAAATACTGCCACCTGTCTGAGCTGAAATGTGAAACAAGAAAGAGGATCCAGAATTAGACATATTAGATCAGACAAAGGGAATCCCCATTCTACAGGTCTATTTTTCAACCAAACACATCTCTCGCTCAGATCCAGTTGATTTACTGCTGCATGCTTGACTAAAATAGCATTAGCTTTTTATCAACCCTAACTTCAGAGTATATCTTCCCTGAAGCTGGTATATTTCTGTCAGCACCCCTCTCAGATCAGGTCGATAGCTACAGCAAGGGCAGTAGTGAGAGGGAAACATTGCAATACATCTATGCAGACAAAAAAGGTCAGTTTATGCTTGATGAGGAAACTTTTCTATATATTTAATCAATATGATCAAACATCAGTGCAATTATATACATCAACATATGCTGCAAAGCAGCACAAACACCCTCCACAGAGTTAAATCAGACATCTTAATGTTATGAAGGCCTTTTTGTGTGACATTTACACAAAAAAAGCTGTCATTTCCACACCACCTGTAGTAGGGACAGGTACAGGGCAGAGATTATGAGAGGGGGACCTCTTTGGATCCTCAGTAGGGGGCTCCATGAGACCAACCTTTTCTGCCTCATTTGTTCTGATTGCGTATTCGCAGGCACCTCCTCTTTAACGGCGGCTCCAGCTCTGGGCTCCCTGACGCCAGAGGAGCGCTGATGCTATAGGACACAATGGCTGTCTTGTCGCTGGGCTTTGGCCCGGGCTGGATGACACAGTCAGCCTTGGGCAGCAGCAGTGCATAGGCGTGGTCGTCATCATCGTCCAGATCCATAAGGTCGCCGAAAGCTTCTAGCTTGCCTTCATCAGTCCCCCCCTGTGCTGCCTCGTCACTCAGGCCTCTCTTACCTGGTTCCCACTCCGCCACTGTGCAGCTGTTCTCCTTCAGGGCATCCTGCTCCAGCTCGCAGTTGGCCGGTtcgccacctcctcctctccgaCCAGGGTCAGACTGAGGTGTGGGTAGCGTGCTCCTGCCGGGACTGTCTGTGGATTGACTGCTGCCGTTTACTATGACATTAAAGGGGGCAGCGAGGTTGCAGAGCTGGGTCTGTGGGGTGCCAGGGTGGTTTGTGAGCTGGGTGGGGTAGGAGTTTTGGTTTGGCTGGGGGGATGGTGATGTGGCCTGGCAACAAGATAGGGAGTTTGGCTTCAGAGAGACACTAATGGCCTCCCTGACCTCCTGGCTCATGTCCTCTAGGCTGCTGTCCCCCTTCCCAGAGACATCAAGAGAGGATGGTCCAGAGGGTGGGGGGCTGGATGAATCCCCTTCCGGTTCCACCTTCACCTGGACACTGGGCACCACCCGCTGGATGACTTGCTGCAGCCGCGACCGCTGGCCCAGAGTCAGGTCGATCACTCCCTCGGGGAGGGAGGCTGCGGGGCCACCAGAGAGCGAGAGTCCCAGGGTGGTGGCACTCTCCGGACTCTCAGTCTTCATGGTCAGGTCCACCACGTCAATCCTACTTCTCTCAGAGCCAAAGCGGTCCAGAGTGTAGCCAGGAAAGCCCAAGGAGTGCACCCCACAACTGGAGGCCTCCAACTTCAGTTCCCCTCTGGAGGAACCAGGGTAGAAAGGCTTGGGCTCCATCGGATCAGTGTTCTCCCCCGACGCACTTGGAATGGGGTCGTTGTTGTTGCTGGGGTTGTCCTTGGAGGTCTTGGGGTTGAAGGGGAAGGGTATGGGTATAGGGATGGGCACCGGCAGGGGCACGATGACAGGGTAAGGGACCAGCAGGGTTGGTGGGGGCACCAGGGGGGCGAGGGAAGGTATACTGAAGTTCATCATGTGCGGCATATGCATGGGCCCGTTTGGCATCATGTTGGAGGTGAAAGGAAAACCAGGTATGTGTAGGCCTGGATAGGGTGGCATCATCCCTGGAGGGTTCCCTCCAAGGTTGGGGTTGTttgaggggtggtggtggggtgagAACTGGGGCCTGTGCATAGGGCTGGATGGCGGAGCCAGGGTTctgggtggtgggggtggtggtccGATGCCAGGGATCATTGGGTTGGACAGAGGGCTGTTGGGGTCTGGGCGGTGGGGAGGTGGGCGGAGGAACGACGGGCGCATCTGCTGCATCATCTGATGCTCCATGAAGAAGGGCAGGGGCACAGGCCCCCGGGGCATCATCACCATGGGGGGGCTGCCCGAGAGGACTCCCATGGGAGGGTGCAGAGAGGGGTGTGGGGGAGGGGGTAAGGTGGGATTCTCGTGGGGTCTGGGTGTGGAGTTTTTGGTGGACGAGGAAGAAGGAGAGCAGACAGTGCCTGTCTCAGAGGGAGAGGCAGCGGTGGAGCTGGAGGAGCCTGGCACAGAGGGGTTTGCCCCAGGAGAAGGGGCTTTGCGACGTAAGTCACCCAAAGGTGTGCCCCAGGAATCGGGGGTTAAAAGCTGCAACCCAGTGCTGCTCTCTGACTTGCCCTCCACAGGGCCGTGTCCTGGGTTACACAGGCCCCCTggcagcgccgcctgagtctcttTGTAGAAGATGTCCATCTTGTACTGGTTCAGGCATTTGGCACTGCAGAACTGCAGCCTCCGTTCACCGGCACCAAAGTCCAGGTACTCCTTGGTGTGGCGGATGTGTTTGCACCAGTCACACACCtgtaacacaaaaaaacaaaaacacaagacCAAAGACATCATCAGGTACAATGCACTACAGACACCACACATAAGCAGTTCAAAAGACAGaaacattatacactgagtgtacaaaacattaggaacacctgctctttccatgacagactgaccaggtgactctaggtgaaagctatgatctgttattgatgtcacctgttaaatccacttcaatcagtgtagatgatgggAAGGAGAAAGGTTAACAAAggaatttttaagccttgagacaattgagacatgcattgcgtatttgtgccattcagatggtgaatgggcaagacaaaagatttaagtgcctttgaacggggtatggtaatttctccaggcgcaccagtttgagtgtgtcaagagctgcaacgctgctgggttttcatgctcaacagtttcctgtgtgtactgtatcaagaatggtccaccacccaattgACATTCCGCcaaattgacacaactgtgggacgcattggagtcaacatgggccagcatccctgtggaacactttcgacaccttgtactGTAGAGTCCAGCcccgactaattgaggctgttctgagggcaaaaggggggtggaGCTCAATAGTAGAAAGGTGTTTGCCCTTTTGCCATGTTGTTACTCTataacagggatgggcaactggtggcCAGTGGGCTCATGCCCCCTTTTGTAGGTCAATTAAAATTCAATacaaaattgggggggggggggggggggggggcattgatCAATAGTAGAAAGGTGTTTGCCCTTTTGCCATGTTGTTACTCTataacagggatgggcaactggtggcCAGTGGGCTCATGCCCCCTTTTGTAGGTCAATTAAAATTCAATacaaaattgggggggggggggggggggggcattgatcatcagttatcatattaaaaatggcaaacatttgcctccaccctatggcaaaatgtgtagatttgCTTTTTTTTAAAAGTTTTAAATCTTCGCTGTCATGAGGGGGGACCAATTAAATGTTTTGCTCGTTAGGTGGGGGGGAATGGATACGCAGAGTTCAGTTTTGGATCATAATGAAATTACTTGGTCAAATTCTGTTTCGTTACACCAAGTAAATAAAAGTCCATCTGCACTGCACCTGTGCATGTTTGTATCCTCGTTAGGAAAACCCATCTGTATCTTTGTGCAAACCCATCTGTATTTTTGTGCAAACCCATCTGTATTTTTCTTCCACTGCATAACGCTGCATACTCTACCCAAAATATGAtcgagtgtgtgtgagtgagacagAGATTTTCATAGCAACTTCATACTGCTATGACCCTTGCGGTGCAAATACTGTCCTACACATGGTAACACCTTGATAAATACAATCTGAGGAAAATCCAGCTTTAGACTGGCTTAAGTGAGTGCAAATCTGGATGGGTGTACATAAAGCTTTTAAAAGGACAACACTTTCTCCAGACATGTAATTCCCATTTACACTTGCCATGGGGTTGTCACCTCTTAAACCTCCTCCATAAGGAGGAACCACTCAGATACACATTTAGCCACTGAGCCACGTGTGACAGTGGCCACAGGCACAGCACATAACAGCCTCAAGTAAAAGGCTTTCCCCAAGGTATGATCATGAGTGGGGGTACGTGATTGTGGTGGGTGGGTGAGATGGACAGACTGAGACAGTGAACAAGCTGCCAGTAGGGGGCACAGAAGAGAGACTGACAGCTGGGCGGAGTTCTACATGTTCAGTTGGCTGCTGAGCACCACCTAGGAGGGTGCTATAATGCGTCGCTATTCACTACGGATGTGCAACTTTAGTATGAGTGTTTGGGATATTTTCATTACATAAAAAAGCCTCTTTGATTCATGAACTGACAGCATTAAAATATAATTTACAGCATTAAAGTGGAATTGACAGCATTAAAATGGAATGGGATCATCCAACCCTACCGCGGGGCCATTACACACATTGGGCAGGGCAGGGGAGCAACCTAGCACAACTTTTCAATACTCTGTGGGAATTCAGGATATTTTCTATTGGCTACAAACATTTCCAAAATGCTCAAAAACACTGAACGTCCAATCATCACGTGGCCGTTCTCATTAGAGTACCTGAAATAATGAACGTGACCCTAGTGAGTGGAAGGCAATGGATGGGCCAGGGAGATGGGGCACACAACTCACTCTGCCAGCTCAGAGGGACGTGGCAGCAACTTACTCTGCCAGCTCAGAGGGACGTGGCAGCGACTCACTCTGCCAGCTCAGAGGGACGTGGCAGCGACTCACTCTGCCAGCTCAGAGGGACGTGGCAGCGACTCACTCTGCCAGCTCAGAGGGACGTGGCAGCCACTCACTCTGCCAGCTCAGAGGGACGTGGCAGCCACTCACTCTGCCAGCTCAGAGGGACGTGGCAGCCACTCACTCTGCCAGCTCAGAGGGACGTGGCAGCCACTCACTCTGCCAGCTCAGAGGGACGTGGCAGCCACTCACTCTGCCAGCTCAGAGGGACGTGGCAGCCACTCACTCTGCCAGCTCAGAGGGACCTGGCAGCCACTCACTCTGCCAGCTCAGAGGGACGTGGCAGCGACTCACTCGAGATAATTAAGGCATTAATCAGCTGTCAGACCCCTCAACGACGTCCATCTATCACACACACCCTAATCCCCTTTGCTGAATGCTAATACGTTGTGGGATGCTACTGGAAGACGACTATGATCCTACGCATTCAATCTTTCAGAGATTCACATATATGCCTGCTGCACTTGAGTCACATGTTGATTAGAACATGCACACaagcacgcagacacacacgcacgccatGACAACTTCAGATTTGGAATGGTCATGAAATCTTCCCAAAATCAACATCAGCTTTGGGAACCCCCCTCATTTGGCTTTCACAGTAACGTGGCACTCGTTTGTCATCCTCCTCTGAACCCTGGCCTGTTTCATTGATTTGTTCTTCATTTGTCACTCTAGTAGTTTAAGACCTACTGAAGTATCTACTCAGATCTCTGTTGATAGGCCGCCCTGATTCATTCACTCTCCCCTTTTATCTCTCTTTTCCATCTCTTCCCCCTGTCTGTCAATTGACAGGTCACGCATGTCAAAGCGATGGACAAATCAGTCAATAACAATCTTGTCCATAATGGAATTTTAATGTTAAACAGAGATCTCCTCCATCAGCAGATGTCAGTCAAACGGCCACTGTGGGAGAGGCTGTCATGATGTAGACATGACAATCAGACCATCTCTGCAATGTTCTGTTATAGTAGCCAGCATTACAGGGTTAGTGTTTCATGTACTGTGTTGGTACTGTTACAGGTGAGTGATCCATAGTCACCTTTCAGTGAGCGTTGATATCTGTAGTCTTCTTTTTAAAACTGTCTATTCGATCCCGTGGAACGCAATGAGCCATAGCAACAAAAAAAGGCTGGAAAGTGCTCTGAGAGTTGGGTTCAATGATTGTAAGCCCGGATATTTTAAATTATAAGTGTTGAAATTTTCCTGGGCTAAAAAGAAGACAGATGGAGAGCACTTAACGAGTTTCTGCACCATGAGTGAAATTTCACTGTGCATTACCCTAATGgagttatttctctctctctctagtctctccctctcccgcacACAGATGTTTGCAGTTGAATATAATTATGGTCATTTATTTCAACCGTGGCCATCGTAATAGCGGTCGCTCCGGCTCCGTTTAACCATTTGCATTGCTGTAGGTATTTACCTAGCTACCTACCAAGTACACACGGACATCATGGGGCCATTTATTCCTTGATTATCTTTCAAGGACCTGTTACACGATTTCACAGTCTTGTTTCTAGTGCTCTTGAACTGGAATTTACAATTCATAATAATATGGTATGATTAATTAAAGAGTAATTAATAGATCATTATTATGTTGTAACCACTTTGACATGACATTGTTTAAAGTACTTGTAATACTGATTTCTCATTTGTCTAATGAATTTAGTTTTGAAAATCCATCCATCTCGCTAACCGTCTGGTTAAACACTAAGCAAACTGATCAGCAAGGGAACAGAGTATGATACTGTGTGTGATAGTACGCATTGGAGGAACAATATCTGATGGGGAGGACAGTATTATTCTGGACAGTATTATATGGGGACCAGTTTCTGATGGGGGAACAATTTTGATCATAATGAGTTTATGAAGCCTGCAAAAAAAGCATGAGTCTATTCCATCACAAATCACTTAAATTAATGAATTGAACCAGATACAATTCAAATATAAAATGGCCATTATTGTAGAGCTAATATTTACATGTGAATCGTATGTCCAATTCAGTTACTGGATTGAAATGTATTGATGTCACCAAGCCCAAAATGGTAATGATCAAATTAGCAGAAAATTTCCCAAAATGTTCTATGGAGTGAACATAACATCTGAATCTAACACAGTGCAGAATGTAAATGAGAAAATAAAACAATTTGAATGAAAAAAAGTATGTTATTCACATTAaatcaataatttaaaaaaatgctttAAAATAATTGACTAACAGCACATTCTCTAAAAACAAACATCTTTACATTATTCAACACATCAAACAGTCATGAATATCAAAATATGCCATTACATTTCTACAGTTAGCCATCAAAAACTTAAACTATCTTAAGTTAAATGTTTTAGTCCTTACAAGCACATCGCTGTTTGTTTTGAAGACAAGCCTGGGCGTATCCTTAGAATAGCTGTGCTGGGGTAATTTCTCACCATGGCCGTCTTCGTCTCTCGCCTGAGGGGAGAAATAACGGCCTCTTTTTATGAACTGACAAAATAAACAGGTGGACagaaaaaaaaggaaaacaaCATCAAACGTATGAATGGAAAGACACCGACAAAGGTGAAAGGGTGAGCATGCTTTGGGTTGCGGAATCATAAGCAAGTTCTCATTATCATAAATGAAAGCCatgtggaaaagtgtgtgtgtgtgtgtgtgtgtgtgtaactatggTTAAATGTTTACATTGACAGCTGAAGAGATGTTATATTGGCCTTATCATTATGAACTGTGAAAGAGGGGAATTCTAATCTCATTTAACCAGGGAGGCTGGTTAAAATGCTACATTAATCAGATTTAAAGACTTCCATGGAGAAACAATTATTTAACAGTGTCACAATAATCAAGGTTAAAGGAAACAGGATAAGGGATTTAAAATCCACCAGCACTACTTCGGCACCAGACACCGTGTAGATACACATTGATAATAATTTgaatgtaccccccccccccctacacacacacacacacacacacacacacacacacacacacacacacacacacacacacacacacacacacacacacacacacacacacacacacacacacacacacacacacgcacacacacacgcacacgcacacacatacacatacacatacacatacacaaacacacacgcacgccatTGTGTCATTACCCAGTCTCCATTTTGTGCTGTGACCCTCTGGCCCTGTGCCAATTCATTTACATATAGTGCTAATGAGGTACTGGCACAGTGGATGAGGCAtgaggggcacacacacacaaacagagagagtgagacagcgagggagagagagagagacagcgagggagagagagtgagagacagagagggagagagaaattacCCAGCATGAAAGTTCAGTCATACAATGGGGACACCATGTCTTTTACTGTGAATCAGGCCCACCACTGTTGTATGAAGAGACTGAGAGCATGAAGGAAAACAGACTACCTGGAGACAAACCCAGACACAGGCTAAGAAAGTATCTACCCGCAATGGGTTAAAAATTAGTCCTCCAGAGATCTCAAATCACCTTTTGAAACAACTTCCCATCCAAAAATCATTGGTCATCATTTTCTAACCATCAGTTGCTGTTGCAGTGATTATGGGAGATGTCCCACTCTCCACTTTCAAAAGTTACTCTTCCTCAAATTACTTCCTGGCTATTTGACATTTACTTTACGCAAATATTACCACAGTTGGTTCCCCTGAAATATTCAGTAACATGTCTTATTGATGGCCACACCATGTCAGCTAAATACAGTCGCAGTCCAGCTAAAGGGTCCGGTGTAAACATGGCATCACAGTTCCACGCCACTGGTATGTGTGCTCACTGGTGACTCCAATGCCCAGAGGGAGTGGTACAACAGCTGTCACTGTGAAAAGCTCCATCTGGGCATCTGTGCCTGCCCAGGTGTGTGTGCGTTTCACCTGCCAAGAGGTGTTTTACAAAGGATACTGACGGGTATACCCTCACAAttgtacacacacatacccacaacAAGAAACAGACATTCACGGAGATGTCCCATTGCACAAATCCTCACACACATCTAAGACAAATGCAGCATTTTTCACCCACCTGGGACAACACACATCTTTGCGCCAGCCCCCTCCTTCTGTCCTCTCATTAGATTACCCAGCTAACAGGAAATGTTCCTTGAACATTCTCTTCTTGTTCCCATTTGGTTGTGGGATAACAAGCTTGTTTACGATAGTCAAGTAACTTATGTACTGTAATGCCATTCTAAAAGTGGTCTTCATATCATAGTACAATGTTCCTCGGAAGTCAGTGTTTATTAAGCTGGCTAACAGATAAATAATGAAAATTGCTGATTGTTCCATCCAAGCCGCGATTTGTAAGGATCATCCACCTTTACTCTAGCTGGGCTAGTTAGACTTTCAGAAGGAGAAAGAGCATGATATGACCATCTCAGTGCAATGCAAGTTCAAGCTCCAGTTTCTTTCCTCAAACTCCTCTCAAAGTCACCCTTTCCCTTTTTTTGTATTAAATTGCTGTCAGCTATGAAATAATCACCTCCCTCACTAGGCTCTCCTGCTGCGACATGGGGACCTAGACTGAGTCACAATGCTGACagtttacacacacacctctattattCAGTGTGTCTTCTTTGACACTGGATCCAGAAGCTAAAATAAATTGCAGTGTGTCAGAGCAGTGCAGGCAACCGCTAGCCGGTGTGTAAAGATTTGTGTCTGTTTGAAGTGATGTGACAATACTGTGGTGACGTAAAGAAGCACTCTGCCCCCTCTTGCCTGGAGGGACCTCAGAGACAAAGACACAAAGTCTCTTGAGGTGTATGGAAAGATTCCTGAGCCATGAAAAAAAGAGGCGTATTGCAGCGGAAATGAGATGTAAAATACAAGCTAGGGTCTCTTCACTTGGACTTTACCCTCCCTCTCTAGTGCTTTTACatgatgtgagagtgtgtgtgtgtgtgtgtgtgtgtgtgtgtgtgtgtgtgtgtgtgtgtgtgtgtgtgtgtgtgtgtgtgtgtgtgtgtgtgtgtgtgtgtgtgtgtgtgtgtgtgtgtaaaacattTTTCACAACATCAGTTTTATTATTCTGTATTTCTTGAACGTCTATGTGAAATAAACCAGACTAGTCATTAGCTGAACTCAAAACTGGATCAAAACTCTTCTACCCCAAGCCACCCTATCATATGTCTAAATGTTGGTATTATTCCTGGTGCACCTGGATGGATGGTGTTGTGCAGTGGCAATGGTAGAAACTGAATCCTCCCCACCCTCTCGCCATAAGAGGAGATTGGGTTACGCGGACGAGGCATCTGTAGATATTTAGCGAAACTCAATGCGTCTCCACTGCCCACCCCTTTGCCATCCTACTCGCTATGTCCTAGCTCCCctttcagacacacacagacacaagacACATTTTCAGCCatgcaattttttgttgttggaaAAACTGGAGGGTTTGTTGTTGTGGCCAACCTTGTGGGTGCATGAAAAAAGAAACATGTGGATATCACTTACACAAATGGCCTGCATGAATGTGAGAGTGTGAGAAATAATATAGAATCTGCACCTCCTCAGCAGACAAGGACTTTCTGTGCTCTAGCCATGTCTGTTTTTCTAATGTGGGAATTCTTGTCCCTGGATAACACTTCACTTTGTTCCTTACTCACTGAAATACAATATCTCTTCTGTTGTGCTTTTgtttatatatacatacataaagCAATTATAGTGAGTAAGGAACTTAGATTTTAGAGTGAACTATCACTTTAAGACTAGCAATGCTTAGCAAACGTGTGAAGAAGCACAGCAGGCACAAGGCAACTCATGCTGTGAAAATAGATAGTTTGAACCGGAAAAAAATGGGTTCACGTATCTTGAAAAAATTAACATACATATGTGTACTTCCATTTCAACAGCTAGTAGCATACAGAGCTATGCTAAGTGATTATGTTTGGGTGAGACATGTCCTTTAGACAAACAAGGGAAAAGAATAAAGACATATCATACTTACCCTGTAATTCCTTAAATATCCAAGCTTAGGTAGGTATAAGAAAGAAAGCAGAATGTTTAACTTCAGGAATCAGGACAAACACTATTTAACTTAATGACTGTCTGCATTGGAACCAATGCATGTTTGAAAGTAAACTGATCTGCATAGGCCATGAGGGTTTAAATTACTGAAACTGTGTTTCTGGATATCCAATGATGAAACCACAGGCCAAGGCTGGATATTGGTTTGATGTTAATCTACTACAATGGGTACTCAGAAGCGAAAGGTCAAAACTCAGGAGTGAAATATCCAAAGAACCTAAACTTGTGGGCACCTTACCCAGCCAACTAGTGGAAATACTGTACAAAGCTGAAAGTTGGTCACTACAATTCCTAAGGTTTGACAAGTGTCTTACAGCGTCTTAATCTGAGATATCAGGAAGAGTGGATGTAGGGAGGAAGTGATGTATGTAAGTACACATGTATTTATCACATGGTCTTGTGTGCACTTTCATAATTGGTTAAGTAATAAGGCAGGAGTGTTGAGAAGGAGCTTACCTTGTTTCTCTTGAAGTATGCTCTGCGGCAGGCGGCAAAGCACTTCTCACTGCAGAAGCTCTTTAGCTCAGTGCCCATGTTGAGGGAGTAGCGTTTGACGCCAACCTTCTGACACCATGCGCACATGATCTGGACGTTAGACAAATCCTCGTCTGGGGGACCACAAACACATGATATGGACGTTAGACACATCCTCGTTTGGGGAACCACAAACACATGATCTGGACGTTAGACACATCCTCGTCCGGGGAACCACAAACACATGATCTTGACGTTAGACACATCCTCGTCCGGGGGACCACAAACACATGATCTTGACGTTAGACACATCCTCGTCCGGGGGACCACAAACACATGATTTGGACATTAGACACATCCTCATCTGGGGGACCACAAACACATGATCTGGACATTAGACACATCCTCATCTGGGGGACCACAAACACATGATCTGGACATTAGACACATCCTCATCTGGGGGACCACAAACACATGATCTGGACATTAGACACATCCTCATCTGGGGGACCACAAACACATGATCTGGACGTTAGACACATCCTCGTCTGGGGGACCACAAACACATGATCTGGACATTAGACACATCCTCGTCTGGGGGACCACAAACACATGATCTGGAACACTCCAGACAAATTTGCTGGAACTGGGACAAAGCATAATGATAGTCCAACCGTTGGCCCCTACCCCATCAACTCCGCCTCCTCCCCCCTTCCCCAACAATCTGACAGTCACCTGTCAAATCTCATCATGTGAATGATCCCACCAACAATGCATCCTGACCGTATTCCCCTTCCAGGCAAAATAGGAGAGTGCTTCCTACCCCAAGGGTTTTTTGCTGCAGTCATGAAGGCAGTACGAGACATTCTAACCAGACAGAGATACCCGAAGGAATGTCTGTGGACAGAAATTGGTTTGCCGATTTTACGAAAATGTTTTAGCTGAAGTTTACCTAATTAAATTGCAGAGGGCTTCATTGGAAATTCATTAGAAAATGGAAACTAAACACTATTCAACCCTCCATGACATCAAATGGGTCTGTCATCTTAACAACGGCTGCTGGGTAATTGCCATTGGTTTTTAGCCGCTTAGTGTAGTACTATGTGGAGAGAGTTCTTCCTGTGAGACGTCCAATAACTTACAATTACCACATTATGACTATGTGTGTGCAAAGGTGAAAAACAATGTGGCCATTAGTGTTTCACCTTCGCTCACCCTTTTATCACACCGTGGTGGGTACTGGAAAGGCTTTTTCCCTCTTGTTAAGCTTAATGGATCTATAGTGCAAATCCTTTTCAATGTAAAGACTAATTATCAATTAAGGGGAATAGCTCCCAGGAGGCCCAAAGTTAGCACCATGGCCACAGCATGCATATTATATGCTCCTTTATGCATGGTTAATCTTTTCCAGTGAAAAAGATAGATTTCTTTCTTTCAAGCAAATA is from Salvelinus namaycush isolate Seneca chromosome 28, SaNama_1.0, whole genome shotgun sequence and encodes:
- the LOC120023258 gene encoding sine oculis-binding protein homolog A-like, whose protein sequence is MTEMEKEGRPPENKRSRKPAHPVKREINEEMKVRAERARPWAGKAGDLHGNPPYSMSFAENTMNELLGWYGYDKVDLRDQDNIDIRHYPDGEVQHISVLKENSLPKIPGGSGENSDVSHNQVNSSHSTSTSRNGVTESSTTPSTSTPSTREHGNMPIIVPLIPPSMIKPPADEDLSNVQIMCAWCQKVGVKRYSLNMGTELKSFCSEKCFAACRRAYFKRNKLGYLRNYRARDEDGHGEKLPQHSYSKDTPRLVFKTNSDVLVCDWCKHIRHTKEYLDFGAGERRLQFCSAKCLNQYKMDIFYKETQAALPGGLCNPGHGPVEGKSESSTGLQLLTPDSWGTPLGDLRRKAPSPGANPSVPGSSSSTAASPSETGTVCSPSSSSTKNSTPRPHENPTLPPPPHPSLHPPMGVLSGSPPMVMMPRGPVPLPFFMEHQMMQQMRPSFLRPPPHRPDPNSPLSNPMIPGIGPPPPPPRTLAPPSSPMHRPQFSPHHHPSNNPNLGGNPPGMMPPYPGLHIPGFPFTSNMMPNGPMHMPHMMNFSIPSLAPLVPPPTLLVPYPVIVPLPVPIPIPIPFPFNPKTSKDNPSNNNDPIPSASGENTDPMEPKPFYPGSSRGELKLEASSCGVHSLGFPGYTLDRFGSERSRIDVVDLTMKTESPESATTLGLSLSGGPAASLPEGVIDLTLGQRSRLQQVIQRVVPSVQVKVEPEGDSSSPPPSGPSSLDVSGKGDSSLEDMSQEVREAISVSLKPNSLSCCQATSPSPQPNQNSYPTQLTNHPGTPQTQLCNLAAPFNVIVNGSSQSTDSPGRSTLPTPQSDPGRRGGGGEPANCELEQDALKENSCTVAEWEPGKRGLSDEAAQGGTDEGKLEAFGDLMDLDDDDDHAYALLLPKADCVIQPGPKPSDKTAIVSYSISAPLASGSPELEPPLKRRCLRIRNQNK